In Calothrix sp. PCC 7507, one DNA window encodes the following:
- a CDS encoding aminotransferase class V-fold PLP-dependent enzyme, producing the protein MTSIYTAKTPLDDHREQFPALGNKIYFNYGGQGPMPQRVLDVIAQSQTHIQHIGPFSTEVGHWIDEEIKTTREAIASELHVSPQTITFTENVTVGCNIGLWGIDWQAGDHLLLSDCEHPGVIATTQEIARRFAVEVTTCPLMVTLNEGDSVKAIAQHLRPNTRLVVLSHVLWNTGQVLPLDKIVEICKNNNSLLLVDAAQSVGALPLNLAELGVDFYAFTGHKWLCGPAGVGGLYVKPETRESLNPTFIGLRGVVVNSEAQPVNWRPDGRRYEVATSSFTLYPGLKTAIAVHNEWGTSQERYQQILRNSESLWRQLAALPDVKCLRTSPPESGIVSFQLTNQTQTNLQLVQYLESQKILTRTIANPNCVRASVHYLTLESEIEQLVERVKEFCK; encoded by the coding sequence ATGACTAGTATTTACACGGCAAAAACTCCCTTGGATGATCATCGAGAGCAATTTCCCGCTTTAGGGAATAAGATTTATTTCAATTATGGGGGACAAGGGCCTATGCCTCAAAGGGTGTTAGATGTTATTGCCCAAAGTCAAACTCACATTCAGCATATAGGCCCTTTCAGCACAGAGGTTGGTCATTGGATTGACGAGGAGATAAAAACGACAAGAGAAGCGATCGCATCTGAGTTGCATGTATCACCACAAACAATTACCTTCACTGAAAACGTCACTGTGGGCTGTAATATCGGACTGTGGGGTATTGATTGGCAAGCAGGCGATCACTTACTACTTTCCGATTGCGAACACCCGGGTGTGATTGCTACTACACAAGAAATTGCCCGTAGATTCGCCGTGGAAGTTACCACCTGTCCCCTCATGGTAACTTTAAATGAGGGCGACTCTGTGAAAGCGATCGCTCAACACTTGCGCCCCAACACGCGCCTCGTGGTTTTAAGCCATGTCCTCTGGAACACAGGACAAGTTTTACCCCTTGACAAAATAGTAGAAATATGCAAAAACAATAACTCCCTACTTTTAGTAGACGCTGCCCAATCTGTTGGTGCATTGCCTTTAAATTTAGCGGAATTGGGTGTAGATTTCTATGCTTTCACCGGCCACAAGTGGTTGTGTGGTCCTGCGGGTGTCGGTGGGTTGTATGTAAAACCAGAAACCAGAGAAAGTTTAAACCCTACATTTATTGGGTTGCGTGGCGTGGTTGTCAATAGTGAAGCGCAGCCTGTGAATTGGCGTCCAGATGGGCGACGATATGAGGTAGCGACATCAAGTTTTACGCTTTATCCAGGGTTAAAAACAGCGATCGCAGTACATAATGAGTGGGGAACATCTCAGGAACGTTATCAGCAAATTCTCCGTAACAGTGAGTCCCTATGGCGACAGTTGGCGGCGTTACCAGATGTCAAATGCTTGCGGACTTCTCCACCTGAAAGTGGGATAGTCTCTTTCCAACTCACCAACCAAACCCAAACTAATCTCCAGTTGGTGCAATATTTAGAATCACAAAAAATATTAACTCGCACAATTGCTAATCCTAATTGCGTCCGTGCTTCTGTCCATTACTTGACGTTAGAATCAGAAATTGAGCAATTAGTTGAGAGAGTTAAAGAATTTTGTAAATAG